A stretch of the Parus major isolate Abel chromosome 15, Parus_major1.1, whole genome shotgun sequence genome encodes the following:
- the CRYBB3 gene encoding beta-crystallin B3 isoform X1 yields the protein MKSHGWNSVDAAAVSALGEFCCSVQKRAINSGAARAAQHSGTTRRGTMTEQQSPPEQMATGEGAGERGGNYKITIYELENFQGKRCELTEELPNITEKEMEKVGSIQVESGPWLGFERQAYAGEQFVLEKGDYPRWDSWSNSHSSDSLMSIRPLQIDSADHKIHLFENAGYTGRKMEIVDDDVPSLWAHGFQDRVASVKALNGTWVGYEYPGYRGRQHVFEKGEYRHWNEWDANQPLIQSVRRVRDQQWHQRGCFENS from the exons ATGAAATCTCATGGATGGAATTCCGTGGACGCAGCTGCTGTATCAGCGCTCGGGGAATTCTGCTGTTCTGTTCAGAAGCGAGCCATAAATAGCGGGGCCGCCCGCGCCGCCCAGCACAGCGGAACCACACGGAGAG GCACAATGACCGAGCAGCAAAGTCCCCCCGAGCAGATGGCGACTGGGGAGGGTGCTGGCGAGCGAGGTGGCAACTACAAG ATCACGATCTACGAGCTGGAGAATTTCCAGGGGAAAAGGTGTGAGCTGACAGAGGAGCTCCCCAACATCACCGAGAAGGAGATGGAGAAGGTGGGCTCCATCCAGGTGGAGTCTGGCCC GTGGCTGGGCTTCGAGCGCCAGGCCTATGCTGGGGAGCAGTTCGTGCTGGAGAAGGGCGACTACCCCCGCTGGGACTCCTGGTCCAACAGCCACAGCAGCGACAGCCTGATGTCCATCCGGCCCCTCCAGATT GACAGCGCCGACCACAAGATCCACCTGTTTGAGAACGCGGGGTACACCGGGAGGAAGATGGAGATCGTGGATGACGACGTCCCCAGCCTCTGGGCCCACGGCTTCCAGGACCGCGTGGCCAGCGTCAAGGCCCTGAATGGAAC GTGGGTGGGCTACGAGTACCCCGGCTACCGGGGCCGCCAGCACGTCTTCGAGAAGGGCGAGTACCGGCACTGGAACGAGTGGGACGCCAACCAGCCCCTGATCCAGTCCGTGCGCCGTGTGAGGGACCAGCAGTGGCACCAGCGGGGCTGCTTCGAGAACAGCTGA
- the CRYBB3 gene encoding beta-crystallin B3 isoform X2: MTEQQSPPEQMATGEGAGERGGNYKITIYELENFQGKRCELTEELPNITEKEMEKVGSIQVESGPWLGFERQAYAGEQFVLEKGDYPRWDSWSNSHSSDSLMSIRPLQIDSADHKIHLFENAGYTGRKMEIVDDDVPSLWAHGFQDRVASVKALNGTWVGYEYPGYRGRQHVFEKGEYRHWNEWDANQPLIQSVRRVRDQQWHQRGCFENS; this comes from the exons ATGACCGAGCAGCAAAGTCCCCCCGAGCAGATGGCGACTGGGGAGGGTGCTGGCGAGCGAGGTGGCAACTACAAG ATCACGATCTACGAGCTGGAGAATTTCCAGGGGAAAAGGTGTGAGCTGACAGAGGAGCTCCCCAACATCACCGAGAAGGAGATGGAGAAGGTGGGCTCCATCCAGGTGGAGTCTGGCCC GTGGCTGGGCTTCGAGCGCCAGGCCTATGCTGGGGAGCAGTTCGTGCTGGAGAAGGGCGACTACCCCCGCTGGGACTCCTGGTCCAACAGCCACAGCAGCGACAGCCTGATGTCCATCCGGCCCCTCCAGATT GACAGCGCCGACCACAAGATCCACCTGTTTGAGAACGCGGGGTACACCGGGAGGAAGATGGAGATCGTGGATGACGACGTCCCCAGCCTCTGGGCCCACGGCTTCCAGGACCGCGTGGCCAGCGTCAAGGCCCTGAATGGAAC GTGGGTGGGCTACGAGTACCCCGGCTACCGGGGCCGCCAGCACGTCTTCGAGAAGGGCGAGTACCGGCACTGGAACGAGTGGGACGCCAACCAGCCCCTGATCCAGTCCGTGCGCCGTGTGAGGGACCAGCAGTGGCACCAGCGGGGCTGCTTCGAGAACAGCTGA
- the CRYBB3 gene encoding beta-crystallin B3 isoform X3, with protein sequence MQDLKHPGTAGSAVGPGTETPQITIYELENFQGKRCELTEELPNITEKEMEKVGSIQVESGPWLGFERQAYAGEQFVLEKGDYPRWDSWSNSHSSDSLMSIRPLQIDSADHKIHLFENAGYTGRKMEIVDDDVPSLWAHGFQDRVASVKALNGTWVGYEYPGYRGRQHVFEKGEYRHWNEWDANQPLIQSVRRVRDQQWHQRGCFENS encoded by the exons ATGCAGGATCTGAAGCATCCTGGCACAGCGGGATCAGCTGTGGGCCCAGGCACTGAAACTCCCCAG ATCACGATCTACGAGCTGGAGAATTTCCAGGGGAAAAGGTGTGAGCTGACAGAGGAGCTCCCCAACATCACCGAGAAGGAGATGGAGAAGGTGGGCTCCATCCAGGTGGAGTCTGGCCC GTGGCTGGGCTTCGAGCGCCAGGCCTATGCTGGGGAGCAGTTCGTGCTGGAGAAGGGCGACTACCCCCGCTGGGACTCCTGGTCCAACAGCCACAGCAGCGACAGCCTGATGTCCATCCGGCCCCTCCAGATT GACAGCGCCGACCACAAGATCCACCTGTTTGAGAACGCGGGGTACACCGGGAGGAAGATGGAGATCGTGGATGACGACGTCCCCAGCCTCTGGGCCCACGGCTTCCAGGACCGCGTGGCCAGCGTCAAGGCCCTGAATGGAAC GTGGGTGGGCTACGAGTACCCCGGCTACCGGGGCCGCCAGCACGTCTTCGAGAAGGGCGAGTACCGGCACTGGAACGAGTGGGACGCCAACCAGCCCCTGATCCAGTCCGTGCGCCGTGTGAGGGACCAGCAGTGGCACCAGCGGGGCTGCTTCGAGAACAGCTGA
- the CRYBB2 gene encoding beta-crystallin B2 — protein MLANSKSPRHQPDKAGDSNVTGPALFQIAIFEQENFQGRCHELSGACPNLKEAGVDKVGSILVHSGPWVGYEQASCKGEQFVFEKGEYPRWDSWTNSRRSDSITSLRPIKVVRAPRQPLPTRQTKDSQEHKIVLYENPSFTGKKIEIIDDDVPSFHAHGYQEKVSSVRVQSGTWVGYQYPGYRGYQYLFEKGDYKDSSDFGAQHPQIQSVRRIRDMQWHQRGAYHPTN, from the exons ATGCTTGCAAACTCCAAATCTCCTCGCCACCAACCCGACAAAGCGGGTGACTCGAATGTGACAG GTCCTGCTCTCTTCCAGATTGCCATCTTCGAGCAGGAGAACTTCCAGGGCCGCTGCCATGAGCTCAGCGGGGCCTGCCCCAACCTGAAGGAAGCCGGCGTGGACAAAGTGGGCTCCATCCTGGTGCACTCCGGACC CTGGGTGGGCTACGAGCAGGCAAGCTGCAAAGGGGAGCAGTTTGTGTTTGAGAAGGGGGAGTACCCCCGCTGGGACTCCTGGACCAACAGCCGGAGAAGCGACAGCATCACTTCCCTGAGACCCATCAAAGTGGTGAGAGCACCCAGACAGCCACTACCCACCCGCCAGACCAAG GACAGCCAGGAGCACAAGATCGTGCTGTACGAAAACCCCAGCTTCACCGGCAAGAAGATCGAAATCATAGACGACGATGTGCCCAGCTTCCACGCACACGGCTACCAGGAGAAGGTCTCATCCGTGCGGGTGCAGAGCGGCAC GTGGGTGGGATACCAGTACCCTGGCTACCGGGGCTACCAGTACCTGTTTGAAAAGGGGGACTACAAGGACAGCTCAGACTTCGGCGCTCAGCACCCCCAGATCCAGTCGGTCAGGCGCATCCGGGACATGCAGTGGCACCAGCGCGGTGCCTACCACCCCACCAACTAA